A stretch of Oncorhynchus mykiss isolate Arlee chromosome 26, USDA_OmykA_1.1, whole genome shotgun sequence DNA encodes these proteins:
- the pth1b gene encoding parathyroid hormone, with amino-acid sequence MLSIRSLDKIVLIIVLCSLHTEARPMRKRSISEVQLMHNVGVHKQVGERQDWLQLKLKDIIAASHAKAQQHGQSGKIRSLLPDDLTGLSLYTS; translated from the exons ATGCTTTCCATCCGATCTTTGGACAAAATTGTTTTGATAATTGTCCTCTGCAGTTTACACACAGAGGCGAGACCAATGAG AAAGAGGTCCATCAGTGAGGTCCAGCTCATGCACAACGTGGGAGTACACAAGCAGGTGGGGGAGAGACAAGACTGGCTTCAGCTGAAGTTAAAGGATATAATTGCAGCCTCACACGCCAAAGCACAACAACATGGACAATCAGGGAAGATCCGGAGTCTGCTTCCTGATGATCTCACAGGACTGAGCCTGTATACAAGTTAA